In a single window of the Anaerocolumna cellulosilytica genome:
- a CDS encoding YdcP family protein, whose protein sequence is MRLANGIVIDKDATFGMLKFSALRREVRIQNEDGTVSDEIKERTYDLKSRGQGCMIQVSIPATVPLKEFDYNAEVELVNPVADTVATATFQGANVDWYIKAEDIVLKKGAASAGNPQPPKKDMPAGK, encoded by the coding sequence CGCAACCTTTGGTATGTTGAAGTTTTCTGCTCTCCGTCGTGAGGTTCGTATTCAGAATGAGGACGGAACGGTATCAGACGAAATTAAGGAGCGTACCTATGATTTAAAATCAAGAGGTCAGGGGTGCATGATTCAGGTCAGTATTCCTGCTACCGTACCGCTGAAAGAGTTTGATTATAACGCAGAGGTGGAACTTGTGAATCCGGTGGCGGATACGGTGGCAACGGCTACCTTTCAAGGGGCAAATGTGGACTGGTATATCAAGGCAGAGGATATTGTCTTGAAAAAGGGTGCTGCTTCTGCCGGAAATCCGCAGCCGCCGAAAAAGGATATGCCTGCCGGAAAGTAA